Proteins encoded together in one Halomicrobium urmianum window:
- a CDS encoding sulfite exporter TauE/SafE family protein, translated as MIELFGVSVALLALFAGFGVLIGLLFGFFGMGGSFLVTPALMVMGYETDVAVASGLAFVFATSVIATLKHRDLGQVDYKLGVLMIAGTTAGIEVGKIGLHWLQDIGLADTVVSVIYVALLGGIGAFITYTALKGDGGGGVSHDAEGEVDADDIPEIAKTIQSYRVPPMISLRGGVTVSLWMILGVAFATGLLSGFLGVGGGFIRMPALFYLIGVPVPVAVGTDLFEIVFSGGIGSFLYAMDGAVDLSIVVPLLAGSAGGARIGAAATSLVDEDEIKVYFGVMLLLGSLAVALRKIGTFADVPVLQTVSLAVILGAATLVAGAVVVSSVRALRTEAASTTSTAD; from the coding sequence ATGATCGAGCTGTTCGGCGTCTCCGTGGCGCTGCTGGCGCTGTTCGCCGGCTTCGGCGTGCTGATCGGCCTCCTGTTCGGCTTCTTCGGGATGGGAGGGTCGTTCCTCGTCACGCCGGCGCTGATGGTGATGGGCTACGAGACCGACGTCGCCGTCGCGTCCGGGCTGGCGTTCGTGTTCGCCACCTCGGTCATCGCGACGCTGAAACACCGCGACCTCGGGCAGGTCGACTACAAGCTCGGGGTGCTGATGATCGCGGGCACGACCGCCGGGATCGAGGTCGGCAAGATCGGCCTCCACTGGCTGCAGGACATCGGCCTCGCCGACACGGTGGTCAGCGTCATCTACGTCGCCCTCCTGGGCGGCATCGGCGCGTTCATCACCTACACCGCCCTGAAGGGCGACGGCGGCGGCGGCGTCAGCCACGACGCCGAGGGCGAGGTCGACGCGGATGACATCCCGGAGATCGCGAAGACGATCCAGTCCTACCGGGTCCCCCCGATGATCAGCCTCCGCGGCGGCGTCACCGTGTCGCTGTGGATGATCCTCGGCGTGGCGTTCGCAACGGGCCTGCTGTCCGGGTTCCTCGGCGTCGGCGGCGGCTTCATCCGCATGCCCGCGCTGTTCTACCTGATCGGCGTGCCCGTCCCGGTCGCGGTCGGGACCGACCTGTTCGAGATCGTCTTCTCGGGCGGGATCGGTAGCTTCCTGTACGCGATGGACGGCGCAGTCGACCTCTCGATCGTCGTCCCCCTGCTGGCCGGGAGCGCCGGCGGCGCCCGGATCGGGGCCGCGGCGACCAGCCTCGTCGACGAGGACGAGATCAAGGTGTACTTCGGCGTGATGCTCCTGCTGGGCTCGCTGGCAGTGGCGCTTCGCAAGATCGGGACGTTCGCCGACGTGCCCGTCCTCCAGACCGTCTCGCTGGCCGTCATCCTCGGCGCCGCGACGCTCGTCGCCGGGGCCGTGGTGGTCAGTTCCGTGCGGGCGCTTCGCACTGAGGCCGCCTCGACGACCAGTACCGCCGACTGA
- a CDS encoding DUF7512 family protein, whose translation MFGLESATGVVGALLVIGIVLLEAIVLYVGYGLLEKLFGPALVDAVRGGER comes from the coding sequence ATGTTCGGACTTGAGAGCGCGACCGGAGTCGTCGGGGCGCTCCTCGTCATCGGCATCGTACTACTCGAGGCGATCGTGCTGTACGTCGGCTACGGGCTGCTAGAGAAGCTCTTCGGACCGGCACTGGTCGACGCAGTGCGGGGAGGTGAACGATGA
- a CDS encoding universal stress protein yields the protein MRAIYATDLSAASEAAIQNETCLECLERIGVEEIHLVTVVPSNVHPGMPGMDLEQRRERGLGAYQSVMEDAGFDVETHVVRGTPHRRINGIAEAVRADMTIVGSRGQSPLANRVIGSTARNLARTTVVPLLVNRVEREEDDPDVLREHLFQRVLYATDFSENADRAFDAFSYLRHATEEATLVHVRSPKDDLDVTPEEKLGDLAGTLEQWGIDVETVVRDGDPADEILDVERSVTPTTTLVGSRGRSRLRRLMLGSVSEEIVAGAAGNVYLVPPPRTA from the coding sequence ATGAGAGCAATCTACGCGACGGACCTCTCGGCGGCCAGCGAAGCGGCGATACAGAACGAGACCTGCCTCGAGTGCCTCGAGCGGATCGGCGTCGAGGAGATCCACCTCGTCACGGTCGTCCCGTCGAACGTCCACCCGGGGATGCCCGGGATGGACCTCGAGCAGCGACGCGAACGGGGCCTGGGAGCCTATCAGTCGGTGATGGAGGACGCGGGCTTCGACGTCGAGACCCACGTGGTCCGCGGGACGCCCCACCGACGGATCAACGGTATCGCGGAGGCCGTCCGCGCGGACATGACTATCGTCGGGTCCCGGGGCCAGAGCCCGCTCGCGAACCGCGTGATCGGATCGACCGCCCGGAACCTCGCCCGGACGACGGTCGTCCCGCTGCTGGTCAACCGGGTCGAGCGCGAGGAGGACGACCCCGACGTGCTCCGCGAGCACCTCTTCCAGCGGGTCCTCTACGCGACCGACTTCTCGGAGAACGCCGACCGGGCCTTCGACGCGTTCTCCTACCTCCGGCACGCGACCGAGGAGGCGACGCTCGTCCACGTGCGGTCGCCGAAGGACGACCTCGACGTGACCCCCGAGGAGAAGCTCGGCGACCTCGCCGGGACGCTCGAGCAGTGGGGCATCGACGTCGAGACCGTCGTCAGGGACGGCGACCCCGCGGACGAGATTCTCGACGTCGAGCGGTCGGTCACGCCGACGACGACGCTGGTCGGGTCGCGCGGCCGGAGCCGGCTCCGCCGGCTGATGCTCGGCAGCGTCTCCGAGGAAATCGTCGCCGGCGCGGCGGGGAACGTCTACCTGGTCCCGCCGCCCCGGACGGCCTGA
- a CDS encoding inorganic phosphate transporter translates to MDVATVTLFLVAGLASLFMAWVIGAGSSGATPFAPAVGANAVSTMRAAFVVGILGFAGAVTQGANVSEAVGSGLIGGVSLPATGVIVVLAIGAGLMAVGIKTGYPIATAFTVTGSVVGVGLALGGTPVWSKYLQIGSVWVLTPFVGGGVAYAIASVLPREDVPEEYSIPLLAGLVGAVLANVEFATLGPGGTAGSLAGLAGRTLGVSGPAVTAAVTLAAAAAIAVVVGWDVRRDQAGGLRRVLLSLGSLVAFSAGGSQVGLAVGPLLPLLDDVSAVPTVAVLAGGGLGILVGSWTGAPRMIKSLAQDYSSLGPRRSISALVPSFLIAQLAVLLGVPVSFNEIVVSAIIGSGAAVGGGDAVSARKLAVTVGAWVASFAVAFALGYGAVLVLPVA, encoded by the coding sequence ATGGACGTAGCCACAGTCACGCTGTTCCTCGTCGCTGGACTCGCGAGCCTGTTCATGGCGTGGGTCATCGGCGCCGGCTCCAGCGGCGCGACGCCGTTCGCTCCCGCTGTCGGTGCCAACGCCGTCTCGACGATGCGCGCCGCGTTCGTCGTCGGGATCCTCGGGTTCGCCGGCGCCGTGACGCAGGGAGCGAACGTCTCAGAGGCCGTCGGTAGCGGCCTGATCGGCGGCGTCAGCCTCCCCGCCACCGGCGTCATCGTCGTGCTGGCGATCGGCGCCGGCCTCATGGCCGTCGGGATCAAGACGGGCTATCCGATCGCGACGGCCTTCACCGTCACCGGGTCGGTCGTCGGCGTCGGACTGGCGCTCGGGGGCACCCCCGTCTGGTCGAAGTACCTCCAGATCGGGAGCGTCTGGGTGCTGACGCCGTTCGTCGGCGGGGGCGTCGCCTACGCCATCGCGAGCGTGCTCCCGCGCGAGGACGTCCCCGAAGAGTACAGCATCCCGTTACTCGCGGGGCTGGTCGGTGCCGTCCTCGCCAACGTCGAGTTCGCCACGCTCGGTCCGGGCGGGACGGCCGGCTCCCTCGCCGGCCTCGCCGGACGGACGCTGGGCGTCTCCGGCCCGGCGGTCACGGCGGCCGTCACGCTGGCGGCGGCCGCCGCGATAGCCGTCGTCGTCGGCTGGGACGTCCGGCGTGACCAGGCCGGAGGGCTCAGGCGAGTCCTGCTCTCGCTGGGATCGCTGGTGGCCTTCTCCGCCGGCGGCAGCCAGGTCGGCCTCGCCGTCGGTCCGCTGTTGCCACTGCTCGACGACGTCAGCGCCGTTCCGACGGTCGCCGTCCTCGCGGGCGGCGGCCTCGGCATCCTCGTCGGGTCGTGGACGGGCGCTCCGCGGATGATCAAGTCGCTCGCGCAGGACTACTCGTCGCTGGGACCGCGGCGGTCCATCTCCGCGCTCGTCCCCTCCTTCCTCATCGCGCAACTGGCCGTGCTGCTCGGCGTCCCGGTCTCGTTCAACGAGATCGTCGTCAGCGCGATCATCGGTAGCGGGGCGGCCGTCGGCGGCGGCGACGCCGTCAGCGCACGGAAGCTGGCCGTGACCGTGGGCGCCTGGGTCGCGTCGTTCGCCGTCGCGTTCGCGCTCGGCTACGGCGCGGTCCTGGTGCTCCCGGTGGCCTGA
- a CDS encoding YeeE/YedE family protein: MADRHPLFKPLIFVGGLIFGFGLGFSQMARPEVVLNFLQFEDFGLVFVMFGAAIVSGIAFALLPRIRDRAPLTGDTYERRLKPFDRNVLIGGAIFGVGWGLSGICPGAAYASLGVGNVTILWALAGMFVGAYVQGYWRSRSTNAAPATAGAD, from the coding sequence ATGGCTGACAGACATCCCCTGTTCAAGCCGCTGATCTTCGTCGGCGGCCTGATCTTCGGGTTCGGGCTCGGGTTCAGCCAGATGGCGCGACCGGAGGTCGTGCTGAACTTCCTCCAGTTCGAGGACTTCGGGCTGGTGTTCGTCATGTTCGGCGCCGCGATCGTCTCCGGGATCGCCTTCGCGCTCCTCCCCCGGATCCGCGACCGCGCGCCGCTCACCGGCGACACCTACGAGCGACGCCTGAAGCCCTTCGACCGGAACGTCCTGATCGGCGGGGCGATCTTCGGCGTCGGCTGGGGCCTGTCGGGCATCTGTCCCGGCGCGGCCTACGCCAGCCTCGGGGTCGGCAACGTGACGATCCTCTGGGCGCTCGCCGGCATGTTCGTCGGCGCCTACGTCCAGGGGTACTGGCGGAGCCGATCGACCAACGCCGCGCCCGCGACCGCGGGCGCCGACTAA
- a CDS encoding YeeE/YedE family protein — protein sequence MVTDPVLLQAVAELFPNGISRYAVGGLLVGLGTVVIYVGTGIPAGASTFLESTLSYVSDQSRFQQYVGSRDWRLVFTAGIILGGLAFAATVQSGLITSALYEPGSTGQLYEVAGVTLWKTDVQPWRLFLGGILVGIGTRIGKGCTSGHGVCGVGSASRTSIVGVLTFLTVAIGTAQIVAALGVSP from the coding sequence ATGGTCACTGATCCAGTACTGCTCCAGGCGGTCGCCGAGCTGTTCCCCAACGGGATCAGCCGGTACGCCGTCGGCGGACTGCTCGTCGGCCTCGGGACCGTGGTCATCTACGTCGGCACGGGGATCCCCGCCGGCGCGAGCACGTTCCTGGAGTCGACGCTGTCGTACGTCTCCGACCAGTCGCGGTTCCAGCAGTACGTCGGCTCCCGGGACTGGCGGCTCGTGTTCACGGCCGGCATCATCCTGGGCGGACTCGCGTTCGCCGCGACCGTCCAGTCCGGCCTGATCACAAGCGCGCTCTACGAGCCCGGGTCGACCGGCCAGCTGTACGAGGTCGCCGGCGTGACGCTGTGGAAGACTGACGTCCAGCCCTGGCGGCTGTTCCTGGGCGGCATCCTGGTCGGGATCGGCACCCGGATCGGCAAGGGCTGCACGTCCGGCCACGGGGTCTGCGGCGTCGGCTCGGCGTCGCGGACGTCGATCGTCGGCGTGCTGACGTTCCTGACTGTGGCGATCGGAACGGCCCAAATCGTCGCCGCGCTGGGGGTGAGCCCGTAA
- a CDS encoding MBL fold metallo-hydrolase — protein MNADDFPTPDVEVDSIEPETLKARIDDGESVTLLDARMSSDYEEWRVDGENVESINVPYFEFLEDEIDDDVLEQIPDDREVTVLCAKGGASEYVAGSLAERGYEVNHLEDGMNGWASIYETVEVADYDGAGTLLQYQRPSSGCLGYLLYDDGEAAIIDPLRAFTDRYLDDADDLGVDLQYALDTHIHADHISGVRDLDDEGVEGVIPDAAVDRGVTYADDLTTAADGDTFEVGDATIEAVYTPGHTTGMTSYLVDDSLLATGDGLFVESVARPDLEEGDDGAPDAARMLYESLQERVLTLPDDTLIGGAHFSDAAEPAADGTYTAPIGDLVDEMDALTMDEDEFVDLILSDMPPRPANYEDIIATNLGQNEVDDEEAFTLELGPNNCAASQESLAGD, from the coding sequence ATGAACGCTGACGACTTCCCGACTCCGGACGTCGAGGTCGACTCGATCGAACCGGAAACGCTGAAGGCGCGAATCGACGACGGCGAATCGGTCACTCTCCTCGACGCACGGATGAGCTCGGACTACGAGGAGTGGCGGGTCGACGGCGAGAACGTCGAGTCGATCAACGTCCCGTACTTCGAGTTCCTCGAGGACGAGATCGACGACGACGTCCTCGAGCAGATTCCGGACGACCGCGAGGTCACTGTCCTCTGTGCGAAGGGCGGCGCCAGCGAGTACGTCGCCGGCTCCCTGGCCGAGCGCGGCTACGAGGTCAACCACCTCGAGGACGGCATGAACGGCTGGGCGAGCATCTACGAGACCGTCGAGGTCGCCGACTACGACGGCGCCGGCACGCTGCTGCAGTACCAGCGGCCCTCCTCGGGCTGTCTCGGCTACCTGCTGTACGACGACGGCGAGGCCGCCATCATCGACCCGCTGCGGGCGTTCACCGACCGCTACCTCGACGACGCCGACGACCTCGGCGTCGACCTGCAGTACGCGCTGGACACGCACATTCACGCCGACCACATCTCAGGCGTGCGCGACCTCGACGACGAGGGCGTCGAGGGCGTGATCCCCGACGCCGCGGTCGACCGCGGCGTCACCTACGCCGACGATCTGACGACCGCAGCCGACGGCGACACGTTCGAGGTCGGCGACGCGACCATCGAGGCCGTCTACACGCCCGGCCACACCACGGGCATGACCTCGTACCTGGTCGACGACAGCCTGCTCGCGACCGGCGACGGGCTGTTCGTCGAGAGCGTCGCCCGCCCCGACCTCGAGGAGGGCGACGACGGCGCGCCCGACGCCGCCCGGATGCTCTACGAGTCGCTGCAGGAGCGGGTCCTGACGCTGCCCGACGACACGCTGATCGGCGGCGCTCACTTCAGCGACGCGGCCGAGCCCGCCGCTGACGGTACCTACACGGCACCCATCGGCGACCTCGTCGACGAGATGGACGCGCTCACGATGGACGAGGACGAGTTCGTCGACCTGATCCTCTCGGACATGCCGCCGCGGCCGGCCAACTACGAGGACATCATCGCGACGAACCTCGGCCAGAACGAGGTCGACGACGAGGAGGCGTTCACGCTCGAACTCGGCCCGAACAACTGCGCCGCGAGCCAGGAGTCGCTCGCGGGTGATTGA
- a CDS encoding sulfurtransferase TusA family protein, with protein MSSEFDVTETLDVKGASCPMPVVKTKSAVDDLAEGEVLEVLATDSGSMSDIDGWADGTAGVELLDQVEDGDVYKHYVRKTE; from the coding sequence ATGAGCTCGGAATTCGACGTTACGGAGACGCTCGACGTGAAAGGTGCATCGTGTCCCATGCCGGTCGTGAAGACCAAGTCAGCCGTCGACGACCTCGCCGAGGGCGAGGTCCTCGAGGTACTGGCGACCGACTCCGGCAGTATGAGCGACATCGACGGCTGGGCGGACGGCACAGCGGGCGTCGAGCTCCTCGACCAGGTCGAGGACGGAGACGTCTACAAGCACTACGTGCGCAAGACGGAGTGA
- a CDS encoding DsrE/DsrF/DrsH-like family protein — protein sequence MSTDTPDASAEDDSVAAEEAPSRAELAARVDELEEQLAEATADSGDDQQKMSIIATKGTLDMAYPPLILASTAAAFGYEVTVFHTFWGLDILHEERSKDLKLSSVGNPNMPVPNVVGALPGMDRMTTKMMEKKIDDNETASIEELIETSLDMGVEFQACQMTIELMDYDEDDFYDGVTTGVGAATAIQDMAEADIQLLV from the coding sequence ATGAGTACGGACACGCCAGACGCGTCGGCCGAGGACGACAGCGTGGCAGCCGAGGAGGCTCCCTCCCGCGCGGAGCTCGCGGCCCGCGTCGACGAGCTAGAGGAGCAGCTGGCCGAGGCGACCGCCGACAGCGGCGACGACCAGCAGAAGATGTCGATCATCGCGACGAAGGGGACCCTCGACATGGCGTACCCGCCGCTGATCCTCGCGAGCACGGCGGCCGCCTTCGGCTACGAGGTGACGGTCTTCCACACGTTCTGGGGACTGGACATCCTCCACGAGGAGCGGTCGAAGGACCTGAAGCTGAGCTCCGTCGGCAACCCCAACATGCCGGTCCCGAACGTCGTGGGCGCGCTCCCCGGGATGGACCGCATGACGACGAAGATGATGGAGAAGAAGATCGACGACAACGAGACGGCCTCCATCGAGGAGCTCATCGAGACGTCCCTGGACATGGGCGTGGAGTTCCAGGCCTGCCAGATGACCATCGAGCTGATGGACTACGACGAGGACGACTTCTACGACGGCGTCACCACCGGCGTGGGCGCAGCCACGGCGATTCAGGACATGGCCGAGGCCGACATCCAGCTCCTCGTCTGA
- a CDS encoding HalOD1 output domain-containing protein: MDLTTRNPSDWVLDAIADEAGVDPVELTPPLADAVDPEALDALLERADPDVEVAIRFEYQEYEVVARADGGVDVR, translated from the coding sequence ATGGATCTGACTACGCGCAACCCCTCCGACTGGGTCCTCGACGCCATCGCCGACGAGGCGGGCGTCGACCCAGTCGAACTGACTCCCCCGCTCGCGGACGCCGTCGACCCGGAGGCGCTCGACGCGCTGCTGGAACGGGCCGACCCCGACGTCGAGGTCGCGATCCGCTTCGAGTATCAGGAGTACGAGGTCGTCGCCCGGGCGGACGGCGGCGTCGACGTCCGGTAA
- a CDS encoding sodium:calcium antiporter, producing the protein MPVSGELLTLVSAGAVALYTLVTAASGAIDRLLALAEYYDVPEALVGTTILAVGTSLPEISSHFIASLGILSGVLDYRATSAVVIGGNTGSSAVQQLLLVGVLLIGYGSFDLSRRFVRESYLPMLGVFAVTMGLAWGGTISRLDGLLLLALYVVYVGVNLVRRDRTQALREQASTDPRRDAVVATGLLVLVLLSASLVLSVIETVVDALTLGGSTIGIVTIGVAAALPELTTVIDAIRRQSPDVALGTLVGSNVVNSLVGIGLGGAISTYYVPPAVVLWDLPFKLVTGAGLLGWALYVRDGTLTRTEGGYLVVAYFVFVAGRLVLFPGQ; encoded by the coding sequence ATGCCGGTCTCGGGCGAGCTACTGACCCTGGTCTCCGCCGGAGCAGTGGCACTGTACACGCTCGTGACTGCAGCGAGCGGTGCGATCGACCGGCTACTGGCGCTCGCCGAGTACTACGACGTCCCCGAGGCGCTCGTCGGAACGACGATCCTCGCCGTGGGAACGAGTTTGCCGGAAATCAGCTCGCACTTCATCGCGTCACTGGGAATTCTCTCCGGTGTCCTCGACTATCGGGCCACCTCGGCCGTCGTCATCGGCGGTAACACCGGCTCTTCTGCAGTCCAGCAACTCCTCCTCGTCGGCGTCCTCCTCATCGGCTACGGGAGCTTCGACCTCTCCCGGCGGTTCGTCCGCGAGAGCTACCTGCCGATGCTGGGCGTGTTCGCCGTGACGATGGGCCTCGCCTGGGGCGGAACGATCAGCCGGCTGGACGGACTCCTGTTGCTGGCCCTCTACGTCGTGTACGTCGGAGTCAACCTCGTCCGCCGGGATCGAACCCAGGCGCTTCGAGAGCAGGCGAGCACCGATCCCCGTCGCGACGCCGTCGTCGCGACTGGGCTCCTCGTTCTGGTCCTGCTCTCCGCCTCGCTCGTGCTTTCGGTCATCGAGACGGTCGTCGACGCGCTCACCCTCGGTGGCTCCACGATCGGTATCGTCACCATCGGCGTGGCCGCCGCACTGCCGGAGCTGACGACGGTGATAGACGCTATCCGTCGGCAGTCGCCCGACGTCGCGCTCGGGACGCTCGTCGGGAGCAACGTCGTCAACTCCCTCGTCGGCATCGGGCTCGGCGGCGCCATCTCCACCTACTACGTCCCGCCGGCCGTCGTCCTCTGGGACCTCCCCTTCAAACTCGTCACGGGAGCTGGACTGCTGGGATGGGCGCTGTACGTGAGAGACGGAACGCTCACGCGGACGGAGGGTGGCTATCTGGTGGTGGCATACTTCGTGTTCGTGGCGGGGCGCCTCGTGTTGTTCCCGGGGCAGTAG
- a CDS encoding aminotransferase class V-fold PLP-dependent enzyme, with protein sequence MTPLELRADVPALQEGTYLNFGAHGPSPRYVVDAADEFLRAHEYESPVESDPYAAAFDEFDRTRERLAAFVGAEPDEIGLTESTTGGINGVANAVDWEPGDVVVRTDLEHPAGRLPWQRLEREGVEVRVVETEAGRIDEDDFAEAVADADLACFSAVTWTHGTRLPVADLVEIAHDAGAFALVDAVQVPGQLPMDVGEWGADAVAAAGHKWLLGLWGGGFLYVDRDAADDLAPRTVGYRSVEAPDADPFEYAAGARRFEVGSASPAPHVALREAVDAIDEVGVGEIRDRIRELVERLIESVPDDRLLSPATPESGLVSIDVDDPEGTVERLSDDGVVIRSLSEPEAVRASIHAVNTARDVDRLAEALEPEWD encoded by the coding sequence ATGACGCCGCTCGAACTCCGGGCGGACGTGCCGGCGCTTCAGGAGGGAACCTACCTGAACTTCGGCGCGCACGGGCCGAGCCCGCGGTACGTCGTCGACGCGGCCGACGAGTTCCTCCGCGCGCACGAGTACGAGTCCCCCGTCGAGAGCGACCCCTACGCGGCGGCCTTCGACGAGTTCGACCGCACGCGCGAGCGGCTCGCCGCCTTCGTCGGCGCCGAGCCCGACGAGATCGGACTCACGGAGAGTACCACCGGCGGGATCAACGGCGTCGCGAACGCCGTCGACTGGGAGCCGGGCGACGTCGTCGTCCGGACGGACCTCGAACACCCCGCCGGACGGCTCCCCTGGCAGCGCCTCGAGCGGGAGGGCGTCGAGGTCCGCGTCGTCGAGACGGAGGCGGGGCGGATCGACGAGGACGACTTCGCCGAGGCCGTCGCCGACGCCGACCTCGCCTGTTTCAGCGCCGTGACCTGGACCCACGGGACGCGGCTGCCCGTCGCCGACCTCGTCGAAATCGCCCACGACGCGGGCGCGTTCGCGCTCGTCGACGCCGTCCAGGTGCCCGGTCAGCTACCGATGGACGTCGGCGAGTGGGGCGCGGACGCCGTCGCCGCTGCGGGCCACAAGTGGCTGCTGGGACTGTGGGGCGGCGGGTTCCTCTACGTCGACCGCGACGCGGCCGACGACCTCGCGCCCCGGACAGTCGGGTACCGGAGCGTGGAAGCGCCCGACGCCGATCCCTTCGAGTACGCGGCGGGCGCGCGCCGCTTCGAGGTCGGGTCGGCCAGCCCCGCGCCGCACGTCGCCCTCCGGGAGGCCGTCGACGCGATCGACGAGGTCGGCGTCGGCGAGATCCGGGATCGGATTCGAGAGCTCGTCGAGCGGCTGATCGAGTCCGTACCCGACGACCGGCTCCTCAGTCCGGCCACGCCGGAGTCGGGGCTGGTGTCGATCGACGTCGACGATCCGGAGGGGACGGTCGAGCGACTCTCGGACGACGGCGTCGTGATTCGGTCGCTGTCCGAGCCCGAGGCGGTCCGCGCGTCGATCCACGCGGTCAACACGGCGCGTGACGTCGACCGACTCGCCGAGGCGCTCGAACCCGAGTGGGACTGA
- a CDS encoding DUF1641 domain-containing protein → MSEEVSVADDELAAAIEENPEAVAEFVRRLDSVNDLLDVLALGESALTDDMVRELSGTTATLAESADEIATDETVGLAGAVGDNGEELQDALESLVELQRTGTLDELIEVAEVLSLGTAALDDEMVRSLAATGGSLGELAQTAADDDARDGIETLLEGVSEAEREDPEQVGPVGLVRAVRDPDVQYGLGYLLSLAAALGRAQSADAGERGRRR, encoded by the coding sequence ATGTCCGAGGAAGTCTCCGTCGCCGACGACGAACTGGCGGCGGCCATCGAGGAGAACCCGGAGGCGGTCGCCGAGTTCGTCCGCCGGCTCGACAGCGTCAACGACCTGCTGGACGTGCTCGCGCTCGGCGAGAGCGCGCTGACCGACGACATGGTCCGGGAGCTGTCGGGCACGACCGCGACGCTCGCCGAGTCCGCAGACGAAATCGCGACCGACGAGACCGTCGGGCTGGCCGGGGCCGTCGGCGACAACGGCGAGGAGCTGCAGGACGCCCTCGAATCGCTGGTGGAGCTCCAGCGGACGGGGACCCTCGACGAGCTGATCGAGGTCGCCGAGGTGCTGTCGCTGGGCACCGCCGCGCTTGACGACGAGATGGTCCGGTCGCTGGCCGCCACCGGCGGCTCGCTGGGCGAACTCGCCCAGACCGCGGCGGACGACGACGCGCGCGACGGAATCGAGACGCTGCTGGAGGGGGTCAGCGAGGCCGAGCGCGAGGACCCCGAGCAGGTCGGTCCCGTCGGGCTCGTCCGTGCGGTCCGGGACCCCGACGTCCAGTACGGACTGGGCTACCTGCTGTCACTCGCTGCGGCCCTCGGCCGAGCCCAGTCGGCCGACGCCGGCGAGCGCGGACGGCGACGCTGA
- a CDS encoding NAD(P)/FAD-dependent oxidoreductase: MTEHIVIVGGGTGGTVLANDLAGRLDDEIDAGDVRVTLINDDPDHVYKPVWLYVPFGQREPADGRRPLDELVDDRVDLRIDRVTEIDTDAKRLRLQGSPRSVGYDYLTVATGSTLAPEEIPGLAEGGHNFYSESGATELREELLSFTEGTLVLSVVGTPHMCPAAPLEFVFMADSWFRERGLREDVDIVYTYPIQRVHGNPNIGEWARPLMDERDIQVETFFNAESVDPEEQTLTSMEGTEVDYDLLVDIPPHSGVDLIEEAGLGDGWVDVDKHTLEAEAAEDVYALGDTADTGVPNAGSVAHYQAGVVGQRLASEVRGQPPTAVYDGKTLCFIETGMDAASFVEFDYENPPSPAPPSEKLHWSKLAYNESYWLTARGLL, translated from the coding sequence GTGACTGAACACATCGTCATCGTCGGCGGCGGGACCGGGGGAACCGTCCTCGCGAACGACCTGGCCGGCCGGCTCGACGACGAGATCGACGCCGGCGACGTCCGGGTCACCCTGATCAACGACGACCCGGACCACGTGTACAAGCCGGTCTGGCTGTACGTGCCCTTCGGGCAGCGAGAGCCGGCGGACGGCCGCCGGCCCCTCGACGAGCTCGTCGACGACCGGGTCGACCTGCGGATCGACCGCGTGACGGAGATCGACACCGACGCGAAGCGGCTCCGCCTCCAGGGGTCGCCGCGGTCGGTGGGGTACGACTACCTCACGGTGGCGACCGGGTCGACGCTCGCGCCGGAGGAGATCCCCGGCCTGGCGGAGGGCGGGCACAACTTCTACAGCGAGTCTGGCGCCACCGAGCTACGGGAGGAGCTGCTCTCGTTCACCGAGGGGACGCTCGTCCTGAGCGTCGTCGGGACGCCGCACATGTGCCCGGCCGCTCCCCTGGAGTTCGTGTTCATGGCCGACAGCTGGTTCCGCGAGCGCGGGCTCCGGGAGGACGTCGACATCGTGTACACCTACCCCATCCAGCGGGTCCACGGCAACCCCAACATTGGAGAGTGGGCGCGCCCGCTGATGGACGAGCGCGACATCCAGGTCGAGACGTTCTTCAACGCGGAGTCGGTCGATCCGGAGGAGCAGACCCTCACCTCGATGGAGGGGACCGAGGTCGACTACGACCTCCTCGTCGACATCCCGCCACACAGCGGCGTGGACCTGATCGAGGAGGCGGGGCTGGGCGACGGCTGGGTCGACGTCGACAAGCACACCCTGGAGGCCGAGGCCGCCGAGGACGTCTACGCGCTCGGCGACACGGCCGACACGGGCGTCCCCAACGCCGGCAGCGTCGCCCACTACCAGGCGGGCGTCGTCGGGCAGCGGCTCGCCAGCGAGGTCCGCGGGCAGCCGCCCACGGCGGTCTACGACGGCAAGACGCTGTGCTTCATCGAGACGGGGATGGACGCCGCGTCGTTCGTCGAGTTCGACTACGAGAACCCGCCGTCGCCGGCGCCGCCGTCGGAGAAGCTCCACTGGTCGAAGCTGGCGTACAACGAGTCCTACTGGCTGACCGCGCGGGGGCTGCTCTGA